Genomic window (Leptotrichia sp. oral taxon 212):
ACCTTCTGAAGCATATAAAAGCTTAACAATTTCACTTTCTTCCTGGGAAATTCCTGCATTATTAATAAGTATATCTAAATCTTCCGGTTTTACTTTACGAGAATGAAAAATCTCTGCAGGATCATATTTCAGAAAGTTTTTTGTAAGGCTCGGAATCCCTTTGAATAAACTTCTCCGATTCTTATTTTGTAAAGATTCTATCCTGTTTTTTCTCCAGTTTATTCCAAATACAAGATACAGTATAAATCCAAAAACTGGAAAAACAGTTATTGTAAAAATCCATGCAACTATTGTTTCAGGGGATCTTTCTGAAACTAGAATAGCTATTAAAAAGCTTATATAAACTACTAAATGTATATGCTCTATTGAAACTATCCATATCAATAGGCTCTCAAAGTTTTGAAACATTTTACCTCCTAAAATTATTTATTTGTCAATTTCACCTTTAATATTTTTACAACGACGTTATATATTAGCATTTTTATAGACGTTTTTCAAATATAAAAATATATGCATTTATTCATATAATATCCTAAATATAAAAATAAAGTAAAAAATCAAATTTATAGAGTTTTTTACTTTATTCAGTGTATTTTATTTAATTGTTATTTCATTTATAAAAAACTTTTATAAACTTATTATTTAATTCATTTTCTATTTTGAACTGCTTGATCCAATCATTATCAGTTTATCAGGTTTCACTTTTCTTTCCCTTCTTTCAATAAGCTGTTCTGAAGCTCCCACCTTTAAAAGTCTTTCCAGCACTTCCACTGTAAATTCTTCATCATCAGCTATACTTCCACCATTGGAAAGCTCTATGAATTCTTTATTTTCAGGTGTAGGAATAGGACTGTTAATATATTTAATTATCTGATTAGTATTTTTATCTTCCTTAACTGTACCCCATAACAAATCAAAGTTATCAGATAATTTATCTGACGGAACTATAGCTTCAGCTGAGTGAGCAACTTCTGAAAAATTTCCATACTGATCTTCATATCCTATAAGTACTTCATAACTTTGACTGGCATCTACTTCAGTAATATAATGTGAACCTATTCTTTCATGTCTTATTATTTTTTTATATTCATGTCCGTCTTTCATAAGTTTAATTACAATATTGTCTATTATATGATTATTTTTAGACAGCCTTTCAAATGTATCATCCCTTATTTCCCAATAGACAAACAATGTTGTCGGATTTTTAGGCATCAGGACTACCTCATCAACAAAATAGGAATTGGGCAAATATGCCTTATCAAAATAAATATCTTCCTGTTTTGACTTTCCATCATAATCTGCTCCCTTTGCAAATTTTGAACGGTTAATTTCTGTTTCAGTTTCTCTTTTTTTGATTTGCTCTTCATCTATATCCTTGTAGTTAAATGAAAATTCCTTAAAAGCTTCCCTTCTATTTCCCCTATGAATTCTTATAACTGATCTCATTAACTTTCTATTGGGATAATTTCTGTAATAGCTTCTACTTCTGTAAGGAAATATAGATTCTACAGAAAAGTCTACTTCTTCAACTTCAATTTCTTCTTTTATTGATTCTTCTTCTTTCAAAATTAAATCTTCTTTCATAACTTCGTAGCCTCCCTTTTTTTCTATATTTTCATTTTCTTCATCCGGACAAACCTTTTCTTCTATTGCTGAAACCTTTTCTTTTTCAGGCAAACTCCCAGATTCCTTAATACGTTCATAACCTTTCTGTTCCAATTTTTTTATAGTTTTCTCCCTATTAAAAGTTAATTCAAGAAAGATACATTCCTGCATTGCGAGATGTATTAATTCTTCCGTCGTCATTTCATCCAGATATTTTTTCATAAACCCGTCTCCATTTATACTTATTATTTATATAATAACATATAAACAAAATAATTGCACTATTTTCTTCTCAAATTTTGCTGAATTTTTTTCTTGCTTCCTAAAATATCCTGTTCTTCTCTTATTTTATGCTGTTTTGCCTGCTCAATTGCAGCCTGTCTTGCCATTTTCATAGCTTCTGCCGTTGTAGCTTCCAGTATGTCTTCTCCCAGGATTACTACTTTATCCTGTCTTACTTCCAGAAATCCTCCCGATATGTAGTAGGAAGTTTCCTTATTATCTTTTTCTCTTATAAGCATTTCACCTGCACCGAGAGGAGATATAAAATTAATATGGTTTGCCAGTATTCCGATATCTCCATTTTCGGTTCTTATCTTTAAAAAAGTTACAGGTTTTCTGAAAACAAGACCTTCAGGCGTTACAGCTTTTGCAATAAATTCTGCTGCCATAGTTTTCTCCTGTCTTTGGATTTTTTATTCATTCATAAGTTCCCTTGCTTTTGCAACTGCTTCATCAATAGTTCCTACATATAGAAATGCCTGTTCAGGAAGGTCATCATGCAGTCCATCAAGAATTTCCTTAAATCCCCTTATTGTATCCCTTAGAGGAACATATTTTCCTTTCATTCCTGTAAACTGTTCTGCTACTGAAAAAGGCTGTGAGAAAAATCTCTGAATTTTTCTTGCCCTGTTTACAGTCAGCTTATCTTCCTCATCCAGTTCATCCATTCCAAGTATTGCAATTATATCCTGAAGTTCCTTGTATCTCTGTAATACCTTCTGAGTTTCCCTTGCAACTTTGTAATGCTCACTTCCCACTATTTCAGGCTCCAGTATTCTTGATGTGGAATCAAGCGGATCCACAGCAGGATAAATTCCCAGAGATGCTATCTGTCTTGACAGAACCGTAGTTGCATCCAGATGTGCAAACGTAGTTGCAGGTGCCGGATCTGTGAGGTCATCTGCCGGTACATAAACTGCCTGAACAGAAGTTATTGAACCTGTATTTGTGGAAGTTATTCTTTCCTGCAGTGCTCCCATCTCTGTTGCCAGATTCGGCTGATATCCCACTGCTGAAGGCATCCTTCCTAAAAGAGCTGAAACTTCTGCTCCTGCCTGAGTAAATCTGAATATATTGTCTATAAACAGCAGTACATTCTGTCCTTCCTTATCCCTGAAATATTCTGCCATCGTAAGCGCTGTAAGTCCTACCCTTAGTCTTGCACCAGGTGGCTCATTCATCTGTCCATAAACCAGTGCCGTCTTATTTAATACGCCACTTTCCTTCATTTCATTATAGAGATCTCTTCCTTCTCTTGTTCTTTCTCCTACCCCTGCAAATACAGAAAGTCCTCCATGTCCTTTTGCAATATTATTTATAAGTTCCTGTATCAGTACGGTCTTACCTACTCCTGCACCTCCAAAAAGTCCTATTTTTCCACCTTTAAGATATGGAGCCAGTAAGTCTACCACTTTTATCCCTGTTTCAAGTATTTCACTGTCAGTCCCCTGCTGTTCAAATGAAGGTGCTTCCTTATGTATCGAATCCATAAAATCTGAGCTGACCGCTTCTCCATTGTCAACAGGTTCCCCTAATACATTAAATATTCTTCCGAGTGTCTGTCTTCCCACCGGAACCTGTATTGGCTTTCCTGTATCCACTACTTCAAGACCTCTTCTAAGTCCATCTGTTCCTGTCATTGCAACTGCCCTGACAACATTATTTCCATTATGCGAGTGTACTTCGGCAACCAGCTTTTCACCGTTATCATCATACACTTCCAGGGCATTATATATATCCGGCAATTTCTCTTCAAATCTAACATCTATAACCGGTCCAATTATCTGAACCAGCTTTCCCTTGTTAAGCAACTTTTTAACCTCCTCTGCTTATTGCGTTTCTTTTTTCTTCCATGTATTCCTTCAGTTTTTATTCATCATTTCCAATTTTATTTCAGCGCTTCCGAACCGCTTACTATTTCAGATAATTCCTGCGTAATCATTGTCTGACGTTCCCTGTTATATTGCACTGTAAGTTTTCTTATCATTTCTTCAGCATTGTCACTGGCCTGTTTCATGGCGGACATTCTTGCCGAATGCTCACTGGCAGAATTCTCAAGCAACGACTGATATAATTTTATATTCAGAACTTTAGGAATGAAAGAACGTAAAACTTCTTCCTCCGAAGGCTCAAACATATATTCCTTGTTAGGAAGACCTTCCTTTTTCTCAATTGGAAGAATTTTTTCTATCTGAATATTATATTCAATCGCAGAAACAAATCTTGAAAAAATCATATACACTTCATCATAAAAATCATTCAGGTAAAACTGTACAATATCTTCACTTATTTTTTTACCTTTCTCAAACATAGTTTCAGGAATTAACTGGGTGTACTCACTGTCTACTGCTATATTTCTTGATTTACAGTAATCTTTTGCTTTTTTCCCTATTGTAATCACTGAAACTTCTTTATTTTCCTTTTCAAAATTCTTTTTCATTTCTTCAAGTTTTCTAAGGGTGTTTGAATTAAAGCTTCCACATAATCCCCTGTCAGACGTCATTACAACAATACCTATTTTCTTTACTTCAGATTTTCCATCAAATATTTCATATCTATGACTTTTTAATCCTGCAACCAGATTATCAAAGGCAGTTTCAATCGTTTTTGAGTATTCCCTTGATTTCAATGTCAGAATCTGAAATTTCTTAAATTTAGTCGAAGAAACAATGTTCATTGCATTAGTTATCTGATTCGTATTTTTTACACTGTCAATTCTTTCTTTTATTTCTTTCATATTTTCAGCCATTTATGTCACCTACCATACATAATCCTGCTTAAATCCTGTAACGTATTCATTCAGTTTTTCCTTTATTTCATCTGTTACTTTTTCTTCTCTTTTTATTTCAGATAAAATTTCATTTTCTGTTCTCAGGCTTTCAATCAGGTCATGTTCAAATGCCCTTACCTTTTCCGTAGGTACATCATCAAAGTAACCGTTTGTAACACAGTAGAAGGAAACTACCTGTTCTTCAACTTTGTAAGGATTGTACTGGCTCTGTTTCAGAACCTCCATTATTTTTGCCCCTCTGTTAAGCTGATCCCTTGTAGCCTTGTCAAGATCTGATCCAAACTGTGTAAATGCCAGCAGTTCATTATACTGTGCCAGCTCCAGTTTCACTTTTGATGCCACCTGTTTCATTGCTTTTATCTGTGCACTTCCTCCGACCCTTGACACTGAAACTCCTGGATTTATTGCCGGTCTGAATCCTGAATTAAACAAATCTGTTTCTAAAAATATCTGTCCATCTGTTATTGAAATAACATTTGTA
Coding sequences:
- a CDS encoding DUF4912 domain-containing protein gives rise to the protein MKKYLDEMTTEELIHLAMQECIFLELTFNREKTIKKLEQKGYERIKESGSLPEKEKVSAIEEKVCPDEENENIEKKGGYEVMKEDLILKEEESIKEEIEVEEVDFSVESIFPYRSRSYYRNYPNRKLMRSVIRIHRGNRREAFKEFSFNYKDIDEEQIKKRETETEINRSKFAKGADYDGKSKQEDIYFDKAYLPNSYFVDEVVLMPKNPTTLFVYWEIRDDTFERLSKNNHIIDNIVIKLMKDGHEYKKIIRHERIGSHYITEVDASQSYEVLIGYEDQYGNFSEVAHSAEAIVPSDKLSDNFDLLWGTVKEDKNTNQIIKYINSPIPTPENKEFIELSNGGSIADDEEFTVEVLERLLKVGASEQLIERRERKVKPDKLIMIGSSSSK
- the atpC gene encoding ATP synthase F1 subunit epsilon, whose protein sequence is MAAEFIAKAVTPEGLVFRKPVTFLKIRTENGDIGILANHINFISPLGAGEMLIREKDNKETSYYISGGFLEVRQDKVVILGEDILEATTAEAMKMARQAAIEQAKQHKIREEQDILGSKKKIQQNLRRK
- the atpD gene encoding F0F1 ATP synthase subunit beta; translated protein: MLNKGKLVQIIGPVIDVRFEEKLPDIYNALEVYDDNGEKLVAEVHSHNGNNVVRAVAMTGTDGLRRGLEVVDTGKPIQVPVGRQTLGRIFNVLGEPVDNGEAVSSDFMDSIHKEAPSFEQQGTDSEILETGIKVVDLLAPYLKGGKIGLFGGAGVGKTVLIQELINNIAKGHGGLSVFAGVGERTREGRDLYNEMKESGVLNKTALVYGQMNEPPGARLRVGLTALTMAEYFRDKEGQNVLLFIDNIFRFTQAGAEVSALLGRMPSAVGYQPNLATEMGALQERITSTNTGSITSVQAVYVPADDLTDPAPATTFAHLDATTVLSRQIASLGIYPAVDPLDSTSRILEPEIVGSEHYKVARETQKVLQRYKELQDIIAILGMDELDEEDKLTVNRARKIQRFFSQPFSVAEQFTGMKGKYVPLRDTIRGFKEILDGLHDDLPEQAFLYVGTIDEAVAKARELMNE
- the atpG gene encoding ATP synthase F1 subunit gamma, producing MAENMKEIKERIDSVKNTNQITNAMNIVSSTKFKKFQILTLKSREYSKTIETAFDNLVAGLKSHRYEIFDGKSEVKKIGIVVMTSDRGLCGSFNSNTLRKLEEMKKNFEKENKEVSVITIGKKAKDYCKSRNIAVDSEYTQLIPETMFEKGKKISEDIVQFYLNDFYDEVYMIFSRFVSAIEYNIQIEKILPIEKKEGLPNKEYMFEPSEEEVLRSFIPKVLNIKLYQSLLENSASEHSARMSAMKQASDNAEEMIRKLTVQYNRERQTMITQELSEIVSGSEALK